One genomic window of Halovivax cerinus includes the following:
- a CDS encoding methylaspartate ammonia-lyase, whose amino-acid sequence MQIESISATPGVTGFYADDQRAIADGASQDGFVYEGDPVTEGFDRIRQPGESLIVTIDLSDGDAVRGDCAAVQYSGAGGRDPLFRATDHVSTVEGPIQDALSGHSADAFAENAATIEELSVDGDRLHTAIRYGISQALLAAAARARRTTMTDVVADAIDATPATRPIPVFGQSGDERYENAEKMLLSRVPVLPHGLFNSVEKVGTDGDRLRQYLEWLSDRTAELGGREYEPTFHVDVYGTIGTLFDPPYDRPAVVEYVAELAAAAAPYSLQIEGPVDAGDREAQLAAMGELRDGLADAGVDVDIVADEWCNTLDDVQAFVDAGAADVVQVKTPDLGGLQRSAAAVRYCEGTETRAYLGGTCNETATSARATAHVALATKAAQVLAKPGMGFDEGHMIVENEMRRTVDRRRRRTTDASQTDVAGRGGDAR is encoded by the coding sequence ATGCAGATTGAGTCGATCTCGGCGACACCGGGTGTCACCGGCTTCTACGCGGACGACCAGCGAGCCATCGCGGACGGCGCCTCCCAGGACGGATTCGTCTACGAGGGCGACCCCGTCACCGAGGGCTTCGATCGGATTCGACAACCCGGCGAATCGCTCATCGTCACGATAGATCTGTCAGACGGCGACGCAGTCCGCGGGGACTGCGCCGCGGTCCAGTACAGCGGCGCCGGTGGCCGGGACCCACTGTTCCGTGCTACGGACCACGTATCTACGGTGGAGGGGCCGATCCAGGACGCGTTATCCGGACACTCTGCCGACGCCTTTGCGGAGAACGCAGCGACGATCGAGGAGCTGTCGGTCGACGGCGATCGGCTGCACACGGCGATACGGTACGGCATCTCGCAGGCGTTGCTCGCGGCCGCGGCGAGAGCGAGGCGCACGACGATGACCGACGTCGTCGCCGACGCGATCGACGCGACGCCGGCGACGAGGCCGATTCCGGTCTTCGGCCAGTCCGGCGACGAGAGGTACGAAAACGCGGAGAAGATGCTCCTCTCCAGGGTTCCCGTCCTGCCCCACGGACTGTTCAACAGCGTCGAGAAGGTCGGTACCGACGGCGACCGGTTACGGCAGTATCTCGAGTGGCTCTCCGATCGAACCGCGGAACTCGGCGGTCGCGAGTACGAGCCGACGTTCCACGTCGACGTCTACGGGACGATCGGCACGCTATTCGATCCGCCGTACGACCGTCCCGCGGTCGTCGAGTACGTCGCCGAACTGGCCGCCGCCGCGGCGCCGTACTCGCTCCAGATCGAAGGTCCGGTGGACGCCGGCGACCGCGAGGCCCAGCTCGCGGCCATGGGCGAACTCCGCGACGGTCTCGCCGACGCGGGCGTCGACGTGGACATCGTGGCGGACGAGTGGTGTAACACCCTAGACGACGTGCAGGCGTTCGTCGACGCGGGCGCCGCGGACGTGGTTCAGGTGAAGACACCGGACCTCGGCGGTCTGCAACGGAGCGCGGCGGCCGTCCGCTACTGCGAGGGGACGGAGACCCGGGCGTACCTCGGCGGCACCTGTAACGAGACCGCGACGTCTGCCCGGGCGACGGCCCACGTCGCACTCGCGACGAAGGCCGCCCAGGTGCTCGCCAAACCGGGAATGGGCTTCGACGAGGGCCACATGATCGTCGAGAACGAGATGCGACGAACCGTCGACAGGCGGCGACGGCGTACGACAGACGCCTCGCAAACGGACGTCGCCGGACGTGGCGGTGACGCCAGATGA
- the citE gene encoding L-malyl-CoA/beta-methylmalyl-CoA lyase, translated as MNTNHTTRLCRSFQTAPAAVAKADTAKYLRSGLTAEGFEAPDWLVPDLEDGTAPSMKDAALENTIELLDEHEFAGEIWPRVEWSYDDARLRERGGEQIQSLVAEATESIDGVVVPKVGGVDDFRRVLTVLDDVTESAGVSSEAVGLAIILETARARSAVGDIARIGADSVLEAIVFGPVDYTAELGGRDLGDGRPRWDNVLEALSIETSANGLLSIGGPFDQLYTTRAGVTAYRADEYASQVEREAHLGLDGSWSLHPKQTVQANHVHMPRPAELDRAIDRIERATAALEDGTGAVAIDGQMIDEATIKNFRNAVSMVRTIDERAPAQTAAQYDDESLERARAIDISSP; from the coding sequence ATGAACACGAACCACACGACACGACTCTGCCGAAGCTTCCAGACCGCCCCGGCGGCCGTCGCGAAAGCCGACACGGCGAAGTACCTGCGATCGGGACTCACAGCCGAGGGATTCGAGGCACCCGACTGGCTCGTTCCGGACCTGGAGGACGGAACGGCACCGTCGATGAAGGATGCGGCCCTCGAGAACACGATCGAGCTGCTCGACGAGCACGAGTTCGCCGGTGAGATCTGGCCCCGCGTCGAGTGGAGCTACGACGATGCACGGCTCCGAGAGCGTGGCGGCGAGCAGATCCAGTCGCTCGTCGCCGAAGCGACGGAGTCGATCGACGGCGTCGTGGTCCCGAAGGTCGGCGGCGTCGACGATTTCCGGCGCGTGCTAACCGTCCTCGACGACGTGACCGAGTCGGCGGGCGTCTCGTCCGAGGCGGTCGGACTCGCGATAATCCTCGAGACGGCTCGGGCTCGATCGGCAGTGGGCGACATCGCTCGAATCGGGGCCGACTCGGTCCTCGAGGCCATCGTCTTCGGCCCAGTCGACTACACCGCCGAGCTCGGCGGGCGTGATCTCGGCGACGGCCGGCCCCGGTGGGACAACGTACTGGAAGCGCTCTCCATCGAGACCAGCGCGAACGGACTTCTGTCCATCGGCGGGCCGTTCGACCAATTGTATACGACGCGGGCGGGCGTGACTGCGTATCGCGCCGACGAGTACGCGTCGCAGGTCGAACGCGAGGCCCACCTCGGCCTCGACGGCTCCTGGTCGCTCCACCCGAAGCAAACCGTCCAGGCGAATCACGTCCACATGCCACGCCCAGCAGAACTCGACCGGGCGATCGACCGCATCGAACGTGCGACGGCCGCCCTCGAGGACGGTACCGGCGCTGTCGCGATCGACGGCCAGATGATCGACGAGGCGACGATCAAGAACTTTCGAAACGCCGTCTCGATGGTCAGGACGATCGACGAGCGCGCACCGGCACAGACCGCCGCCCAGTACGACGACGAATCGCTCGAACGGGCCCGGGCGATCGATATCTCTTCACCGTAA
- a CDS encoding DUF5785 family protein, whose protein sequence is MDWPHDPDGEEGSEEGRKYDMAIIAKKVDEDEDFPLDRDAFVAEFGDDPIRVNHRRVVALSDIFEYVEPDEFETIVDMHQAVGDAMRSGDCWEYHPQGAEPERKPA, encoded by the coding sequence ATGGACTGGCCGCACGACCCGGACGGCGAGGAGGGAAGCGAGGAGGGCCGCAAGTACGACATGGCCATCATCGCCAAGAAGGTCGACGAGGACGAGGACTTCCCGCTCGACCGAGACGCGTTCGTCGCTGAATTCGGCGACGATCCCATCCGCGTCAACCACCGACGCGTCGTCGCACTCTCCGACATCTTCGAGTACGTCGAACCGGACGAGTTCGAGACTATCGTCGACATGCACCAGGCCGTCGGCGACGCCATGCGTTCGGGCGATTGCTGGGAGTATCACCCGCAGGGTGCAGAGCCGGAGCGAAAGCCCGCCTGA
- the glmS gene encoding methylaspartate mutase subunit S, whose protein sequence is MPTTVVLGVIGSDAHVVGVTILERALEGAEFDVINLGVQSSQAEFVDAAAAHDAEAILVSSLYGHAEQDCAGLHDRLEDAGVDAVTYIGGNLSVGQDDFEKTRATFETLGFDRVFDPESGPTEAIAALRRDLQLNATESERLRVSS, encoded by the coding sequence ATGCCGACAACCGTCGTCCTCGGGGTGATCGGTTCCGACGCGCACGTCGTCGGAGTGACGATCCTCGAACGGGCACTGGAAGGGGCGGAGTTCGACGTGATCAATCTCGGCGTCCAGAGTAGCCAGGCCGAGTTCGTCGATGCCGCGGCGGCGCACGACGCCGAGGCGATCCTCGTCTCGTCGCTGTACGGACACGCCGAACAGGACTGTGCGGGCCTCCACGACCGTCTCGAGGACGCGGGTGTAGACGCCGTTACGTACATCGGCGGAAATCTCTCAGTGGGGCAGGACGACTTCGAGAAGACGCGAGCGACCTTCGAGACGCTCGGGTTCGACCGCGTCTTCGACCCGGAGTCGGGTCCGACCGAGGCTATCGCCGCACTCCGTCGCGATCTGCAGCTGAACGCGACCGAAAGCGAACGGCTTCGGGTGTCGTCCTGA
- a CDS encoding uracil-DNA glycosylase has product MDEDCQNCPGLCETRETVVHGYGDVAADFCFVSERPTRRADRTGIPFAGVDDFSRLHRALGRLGLCDLTSDPAAPRLENAYVTALTRCRHPDRGPTDDEVGTCESFLDAEIRMINPQLLVPIGQRALSRLGAEYTTRNPDDLHIDDCHAEPIRGRGFELVPMVAPTAATDERLDDWVVAFAEIMASDYRQTKGRRDR; this is encoded by the coding sequence ATGGACGAGGACTGTCAGAACTGTCCTGGACTCTGCGAGACGCGTGAGACCGTCGTCCACGGGTACGGCGACGTCGCGGCCGACTTCTGCTTCGTGAGCGAGCGACCCACCCGGCGGGCGGATCGGACCGGGATCCCATTCGCTGGCGTCGACGACTTCTCACGCCTCCATCGGGCGCTCGGTCGGCTGGGTCTGTGCGATTTGACGAGCGATCCAGCCGCTCCCCGGCTCGAGAACGCGTACGTAACGGCCCTGACGCGGTGTCGTCACCCCGATCGCGGGCCGACCGACGACGAGGTTGGTACCTGCGAATCGTTTCTCGACGCCGAGATACGGATGATCAACCCGCAGTTGCTGGTCCCGATCGGCCAGCGGGCGCTCTCGAGACTCGGCGCCGAGTACACGACCCGCAACCCGGACGACCTTCACATCGACGACTGCCACGCCGAACCGATTCGCGGACGCGGGTTCGAACTCGTTCCGATGGTCGCCCCGACGGCTGCGACGGACGAGCGACTGGACGACTGGGTCGTCGCCTTCGCCGAGATCATGGCTTCGGACTATCGGCAGACGAAGGGGCGACGCGATCGGTGA
- a CDS encoding methylaspartate mutase subunit E, which translates to MVRDERLASDELRRIDESVRGTYPTGDEVDFEDALAFHDSLAPEKSFATVLESATGPLLQPRAGVARLDEQIDLLAFLHERGGADLLPTTIDSYTRDNEYGKASTGLERTRETGADALNGFPAVNHGVEGCRELITSVDAPIEVRHGTPDARLLAAITLAGGFQSFEGGPISYNIPYTKRGNLAETIEHWQFVDRLAGLYTEHGVRINREPFGPLTGTLVPPSIAIAIMVIEGLLAATQGVRSLTLGYGQVGNVVQDVAALRALRALGEEYLPDEVTVTTVFHEWMGGFPPDEARANGVIGLGAVTAAIARPDKVITKSPQEFQGVPTKEANAAGLRTTRQLMDMAMEQRLDIDGIEAERDLIERETRCLIDAVFEHGDGDVAAGTVRAFETGALDVPFAPSESANGACLPARDDDGRVRLFDPGDLALDDELVEIHAARLERRAETEDRSTSFHMVADDVDAISNGRLIGRPTDADGSGGVSDAD; encoded by the coding sequence ATGGTTCGAGACGAACGCCTCGCGTCTGACGAGTTACGGCGGATCGACGAGAGCGTGCGAGGGACCTATCCGACCGGCGACGAGGTCGACTTCGAGGATGCGCTCGCGTTTCACGACTCGCTCGCACCGGAGAAGTCGTTCGCGACCGTTCTCGAGTCCGCGACGGGACCGCTCTTGCAGCCACGTGCCGGCGTCGCGCGGCTCGACGAGCAGATCGATCTCCTCGCGTTCCTCCACGAACGGGGTGGCGCAGATCTCCTCCCGACGACGATCGATTCGTACACGCGCGACAACGAGTACGGGAAAGCCAGCACCGGTCTCGAACGGACACGAGAGACGGGTGCGGACGCGCTCAACGGCTTTCCAGCTGTCAATCACGGCGTCGAAGGCTGCCGTGAACTGATCACGTCCGTCGACGCCCCGATCGAAGTGCGCCACGGCACGCCCGACGCCCGGTTGCTCGCCGCTATCACCCTCGCTGGCGGCTTCCAGAGCTTCGAAGGAGGTCCGATCTCCTACAACATCCCGTACACGAAGCGTGGGAACCTGGCCGAGACGATCGAACACTGGCAGTTCGTGGACCGCCTCGCAGGACTCTACACCGAACACGGCGTGCGCATCAACCGCGAACCGTTCGGTCCACTGACCGGAACGCTGGTCCCACCCTCGATCGCCATCGCGATAATGGTGATCGAAGGACTTCTTGCGGCGACGCAGGGCGTCCGCTCACTGACGCTCGGGTACGGCCAGGTGGGGAACGTCGTCCAGGACGTCGCCGCGCTGCGAGCGCTGCGGGCGCTCGGCGAGGAGTACCTGCCAGACGAGGTCACGGTCACGACCGTCTTTCACGAGTGGATGGGCGGGTTTCCACCGGACGAAGCACGCGCGAACGGCGTCATCGGCCTCGGTGCCGTGACGGCCGCGATCGCGCGACCGGACAAGGTGATCACCAAGTCCCCACAGGAGTTCCAGGGCGTCCCGACCAAGGAAGCGAACGCCGCCGGACTGCGAACGACGAGACAACTCATGGACATGGCGATGGAGCAGCGACTGGACATCGACGGCATCGAGGCGGAACGGGACCTGATCGAGCGCGAAACCAGATGTCTGATAGACGCCGTCTTCGAACACGGTGACGGTGACGTCGCGGCGGGAACCGTCCGCGCGTTCGAAACCGGCGCGCTCGACGTCCCATTCGCGCCGAGCGAGAGTGCGAACGGGGCCTGCCTGCCCGCGCGAGACGACGACGGTCGAGTGCGACTCTTCGACCCGGGGGACCTGGCGCTCGACGACGAGCTCGTAGAGATTCACGCGGCGCGGCTCGAACGCCGAGCCGAGACGGAAGACCGTTCCACCTCGTTCCACATGGTCGCCGACGACGTCGACGCGATCAGCAACGGCCGCCTCATCGGCCGACCGACCGACGCCGACGGATCCGGAGGGGTGTCGGATGCAGATTGA
- a CDS encoding CBS domain-containing protein → METEVSVKDVLTTSYVGVSESDSVRGAVELMRAERAGSVLVVRGSSAVGIMTEWDVMGVVEAGQDPDTVTVGSVMSSPVLTIEPDRSLTDAAGVMARDAIRNLVVEDDEGIVGVLTQRDVIAAAGSFSGTTTVGNSEPMAMAADTVAQGVETNGGTDYTTQGVCDSCGTFAESLRERNGQLVCNDCRSI, encoded by the coding sequence ATGGAAACGGAGGTGTCGGTCAAAGACGTCCTGACGACGTCGTACGTCGGCGTCAGCGAATCGGACAGCGTTCGAGGTGCAGTCGAACTCATGCGGGCCGAGCGAGCGGGATCAGTTCTCGTTGTCAGGGGTTCGAGTGCGGTCGGCATCATGACCGAGTGGGACGTCATGGGTGTCGTCGAAGCCGGCCAGGATCCGGATACGGTCACCGTCGGATCGGTCATGTCCTCGCCGGTACTCACTATCGAGCCGGACAGATCGCTCACCGACGCAGCGGGCGTGATGGCGAGAGACGCGATCAGGAACCTGGTCGTCGAAGACGACGAGGGTATCGTCGGCGTGTTGACACAGCGCGACGTCATCGCCGCCGCGGGGTCGTTCAGCGGGACGACGACCGTCGGCAACTCCGAACCGATGGCGATGGCGGCCGACACTGTCGCTCAGGGTGTCGAAACGAACGGCGGGACGGACTACACCACGCAGGGAGTCTGTGACAGTTGCGGGACGTTCGCCGAGTCGCTTCGGGAACGAAACGGCCAGCTCGTCTGCAACGATTGTCGATCGATCTGA
- a CDS encoding acyl dehydratase, with amino-acid sequence MTEWTDPETFGRLVDATTTLETGHYADFFEEGDVIEHDPGLTLSRWGAEQWTGQTLNHDPTYWRSDRASENGYDEPPIHPDYVLAATLGVTVCDLSEKGGYFLGRTDVRFHRDVYPGTELRVESRVLSVDESRSRPSYSIVTWRTTGTDAVTGDALCSYERTNMIPRREPVRTDDPTDSGADTDESTVDRNGSTDESMDESTDDPTGSSDDSADESTVDDGPTGPFVAPDGPYFEDLVEALETASDRGGHVAYTHERGRTIDDVTVAALPLSTLNTAKQHHNADAMADAPSGDVVAYGDVTRSIALGHARSDEATYRELGFDDERFHAFVTPGDTIYGFTRVLEAVDDTASDRPATEPAAEFAGAVPDDRAGIVRFEHVAFNQAEEPVYSGFRTAAIRKRATHHSQTI; translated from the coding sequence ATGACCGAGTGGACCGACCCCGAAACGTTCGGTCGTCTCGTCGACGCGACGACTACGCTTGAAACCGGCCACTACGCCGATTTCTTCGAAGAAGGTGACGTTATCGAGCACGACCCAGGCCTGACGCTCTCTCGCTGGGGGGCCGAGCAGTGGACCGGCCAGACGCTCAATCACGATCCGACGTACTGGCGGTCGGACCGCGCGAGCGAGAACGGGTACGACGAACCGCCGATCCATCCCGACTACGTGCTCGCCGCGACACTCGGCGTCACCGTCTGCGACTTGAGCGAGAAGGGCGGCTACTTCCTCGGTCGCACCGACGTTCGGTTTCACCGGGACGTGTATCCGGGAACCGAACTCAGGGTCGAGAGTCGAGTGCTGTCCGTCGACGAATCCCGCTCTCGCCCATCCTATTCCATCGTAACCTGGCGAACGACTGGAACCGACGCGGTGACTGGCGACGCCCTGTGCTCGTACGAACGGACGAACATGATTCCACGCCGGGAACCCGTCCGCACGGACGACCCGACCGATTCGGGCGCCGATACGGACGAATCGACTGTCGACAGGAACGGTTCGACTGACGAATCGATGGACGAATCCACTGACGACCCGACCGGTTCGAGTGACGATTCGGCGGACGAATCGACCGTCGACGACGGGCCGACCGGGCCGTTCGTCGCGCCGGACGGCCCGTACTTCGAGGACCTCGTCGAGGCGCTCGAAACGGCGTCCGACCGGGGCGGCCACGTCGCCTACACCCACGAACGCGGCCGCACCATCGACGACGTGACGGTCGCCGCGCTCCCGCTCTCGACGTTGAACACGGCGAAGCAACACCACAACGCGGACGCTATGGCCGACGCGCCGTCGGGCGACGTCGTCGCGTACGGCGACGTCACCAGATCGATCGCACTCGGCCACGCTCGATCCGACGAGGCGACGTACCGAGAACTCGGCTTCGACGACGAGCGATTCCACGCGTTCGTCACGCCTGGGGATACGATCTACGGGTTTACTCGCGTCCTCGAAGCCGTCGACGACACAGCGTCGGATCGACCAGCTACCGAGCCGGCAGCTGAGTTCGCGGGGGCTGTGCCCGACGATCGAGCCGGAATAGTCCGGTTCGAACACGTCGCCTTCAACCAGGCCGAGGAACCGGTGTACTCGGGCTTCCGAACGGCCGCGATTCGAAAACGAGCGACCCACCACTCACAGACCATATGA
- a CDS encoding Mrp/NBP35 family ATP-binding protein gives MDEAAVRDCLREIEDPVLDDDIVSLGLVNDVTVDDGTVRVDLALGAPYSPAETDLAGEITNRLSDEDVDVDLTASIPGRDDRPDEEAVLPNVKNVIAVASGKGGVGKSTVAVNLAAGLADRGARVGLFDADIYGPNVPRMIDADEPPMATAEETLVPPEKYGVKLMSMAFLVGEDDPVIWRGPMVHKVITQLTEDVEWGHLDYLVVDLPPGTGDTQLTMLQTMPVTGAVIVTTPQDVALDDARKGLEMFAEHETVVLGILENMASFACPDCGSQHDIFGSGGGESFADVHDLPFLGSIPLDPAVRAGGDAGEPTVLGDGETAEAFADATAEITDNVGIVHRQAIATETNRSAPPIDD, from the coding sequence ATGGACGAAGCCGCAGTTCGCGACTGCCTGCGGGAGATTGAGGACCCCGTCCTCGACGACGACATCGTCTCGCTCGGACTGGTAAACGACGTGACGGTCGACGACGGGACGGTCCGGGTCGACCTCGCCCTCGGCGCACCGTACTCACCGGCGGAGACCGATCTCGCCGGCGAGATCACGAATCGACTGAGCGACGAGGACGTCGACGTAGACCTCACGGCGAGTATCCCCGGTCGGGACGATCGTCCCGACGAAGAAGCGGTACTGCCGAACGTGAAAAACGTGATCGCGGTCGCCTCCGGGAAGGGAGGTGTCGGCAAGTCGACTGTGGCGGTCAATCTCGCGGCCGGCCTTGCCGATCGTGGCGCTCGGGTCGGGCTCTTCGACGCCGACATCTACGGCCCAAACGTGCCGCGGATGATAGATGCGGACGAACCGCCGATGGCCACGGCCGAGGAGACGCTCGTTCCGCCCGAGAAGTACGGCGTGAAGCTGATGTCGATGGCGTTTCTCGTCGGCGAGGACGACCCCGTCATCTGGCGCGGCCCGATGGTCCACAAGGTCATCACGCAACTCACCGAGGACGTCGAGTGGGGCCACCTGGACTACCTGGTGGTCGACCTCCCGCCGGGAACCGGCGACACGCAACTGACGATGCTCCAGACGATGCCGGTGACCGGTGCCGTCATCGTCACGACGCCGCAGGACGTCGCGCTCGACGACGCACGCAAGGGACTCGAGATGTTCGCCGAACACGAGACGGTCGTCCTGGGAATCTTAGAAAACATGGCCAGCTTCGCCTGTCCCGACTGCGGGAGCCAGCACGACATCTTCGGTAGCGGCGGCGGTGAATCCTTCGCCGACGTCCACGATCTCCCGTTCCTCGGTTCGATCCCGCTCGATCCTGCTGTCCGTGCGGGCGGGGACGCGGGTGAACCGACCGTCCTCGGTGACGGCGAGACGGCCGAGGCGTTCGCCGACGCGACCGCCGAGATCACGGACAACGTCGGCATCGTCCACCGCCAGGCGATCGCCACGGAAACGAACCGGTCGGCTCCGCCGATCGACGACTGA
- a CDS encoding GTP cyclohydrolase III: MTNTQVTLFQIDNYGPWTVTPEPRREADLQTLQSRLFADISQYVGARDGYVFFTRFDNMIAVTNGLDVTDHELLQESISNRYPVTVSIGVATGRTPIQALSDATTLVQDAGSAQDDGRREILDGRIVDDEFRAPDDVQIAHFDVVDATGEYTDELNAFDSFIEIEQGYAALMRYMRRAHDSLSFFVGGDNVIAVCPDLDRTAYEDAVDHVESAVEVELRVGVGRGETAHEAGMSAKHELEHCRADGRRLSLGWE, from the coding sequence GTGACGAACACGCAGGTTACACTCTTCCAGATAGACAATTACGGGCCGTGGACGGTCACTCCCGAGCCGCGACGCGAAGCGGACCTCCAGACGCTCCAATCTCGCCTCTTCGCCGATATCTCGCAGTACGTCGGCGCGAGGGACGGCTACGTCTTCTTCACCCGCTTCGACAACATGATCGCGGTGACCAACGGGCTGGACGTGACGGATCACGAGTTGCTCCAGGAATCCATCTCGAATCGCTATCCCGTGACGGTCAGTATCGGCGTGGCGACGGGACGAACACCGATCCAGGCACTGTCCGACGCCACGACACTCGTTCAGGACGCCGGCAGCGCCCAGGACGATGGGCGCCGGGAGATACTGGACGGCCGTATCGTCGACGACGAGTTTCGAGCTCCGGACGACGTACAGATCGCACACTTCGACGTCGTCGACGCGACGGGCGAGTACACCGACGAACTCAACGCGTTCGACAGCTTCATCGAGATCGAACAGGGCTACGCCGCGCTGATGCGGTACATGCGACGCGCCCACGACAGTCTCTCGTTCTTCGTCGGGGGTGACAACGTCATCGCCGTCTGTCCCGATCTGGATCGGACGGCCTACGAGGACGCCGTCGACCACGTCGAATCGGCAGTCGAGGTCGAACTGCGCGTCGGCGTCGGTCGTGGCGAGACGGCACACGAAGCCGGAATGAGCGCCAAGCACGAACTCGAACACTGCCGGGCAGATGGACGGCGACTCTCCCTCGGCTGGGAGTGA
- the mct gene encoding succinyl-CoA:mesaconate CoA-transferase, whose amino-acid sequence MGALSDLRVLDLTQVLAGPYCTMLLADMGADVVKVERPGGDLIRSNPPFVDDPDEEPYGGYFQSVNRGKRSIELDLGSEAGRETFLDLVETADVVVENYRAGTMESFDLSYEHLLDRNPELIYASIRGFGDPRTGETDRQGQPAFDIIAQALGGVMEITGEADGTPMKVGPGIGDLFTATLNCIGILGAVHHRDRTGEGQYVDTAMYDSMISMTERAIYLQSYEGEPPTRCGNAHPTLFPYNAFEVEDGYVVVSAFGTNHWRRFCEAIDRPDLAADYPTPADRLADRDVLYDELAAWMREHETADVIDRLEGDVPVAPVQNTEDIFSDSHVHDRDMLYEVDQPGTDESVHIAGSAIKMTETNPEPRSRAPLLDEHRDELLAELAAQDRAIRE is encoded by the coding sequence ATGGGAGCACTCTCGGACCTGCGCGTACTAGACCTGACGCAGGTGCTCGCCGGGCCGTACTGTACGATGTTGCTCGCGGACATGGGCGCGGACGTCGTGAAGGTGGAACGACCTGGTGGCGACCTGATTCGATCGAATCCACCGTTCGTCGACGACCCGGACGAGGAACCCTACGGCGGCTACTTCCAGAGCGTAAATCGCGGCAAACGGAGCATCGAACTCGATCTCGGGAGCGAAGCGGGCCGCGAGACGTTCCTGGATCTCGTCGAGACGGCTGACGTCGTCGTCGAGAACTATCGCGCCGGGACGATGGAGTCGTTCGATCTCTCCTACGAGCACCTGTTGGATCGGAATCCCGAACTGATCTACGCCTCGATCAGGGGTTTCGGCGACCCGCGGACGGGCGAGACCGACCGGCAGGGTCAGCCGGCCTTCGACATCATCGCGCAGGCGCTCGGCGGCGTCATGGAGATCACCGGAGAGGCGGACGGGACGCCGATGAAAGTCGGTCCAGGGATCGGTGACCTGTTTACCGCGACGCTCAACTGTATCGGCATCCTCGGCGCGGTCCATCACCGCGACCGAACGGGTGAGGGACAGTACGTCGACACGGCGATGTACGACTCGATGATCAGCATGACCGAGCGTGCCATCTACCTCCAGTCCTACGAGGGGGAGCCGCCGACTCGCTGTGGCAACGCACACCCCACCCTCTTTCCGTACAACGCGTTCGAAGTCGAAGACGGGTACGTCGTGGTCTCCGCGTTCGGGACCAATCACTGGCGTCGGTTCTGCGAGGCGATCGATCGACCGGACCTCGCGGCGGACTATCCGACCCCTGCCGACCGGCTGGCCGATCGCGACGTCCTCTACGACGAACTCGCCGCCTGGATGCGCGAGCACGAGACGGCCGACGTAATCGACCGACTCGAAGGTGACGTCCCCGTAGCGCCCGTCCAGAACACAGAGGACATCTTCTCTGACTCCCACGTCCACGACCGCGATATGCTCTACGAGGTCGACCAACCGGGGACGGACGAGTCCGTTCACATCGCCGGAAGCGCTATCAAGATGACCGAGACGAACCCTGAACCACGCTCCCGTGCACCGTTGCTCGACGAACACCGGGACGAACTGCTGGCGGAACTGGCCGCGCAGGATCGAGCGATTCGAGAGTGA